The following coding sequences are from one Cetobacterium sp. ZOR0034 window:
- the rph gene encoding ribonuclease PH produces MIRLDGRQTDEKRAVKITRNYTMYAEGCVLIEMGNTKVICTATVVDKVPPFLRNQGKGWITAEYSMLPRATGERNQREAAKGKLGGRTMEIQRLIGRALRACIDLEKLGERTITIDCDVIQADGGTRTTSITGGFIALEMAMRRLMEAGTLKENPIVSNLAAVSVGMVKGTPILDLMYTEDSEAEVDMNVIMNDKGEFVEIQGTGEESTFSRKELNAMLDLAEKGIYELIDIQRKEIEEEFSK; encoded by the coding sequence ATGATAAGATTAGATGGAAGACAAACAGATGAAAAAAGAGCAGTAAAAATAACGAGAAATTACACAATGTATGCAGAAGGTTGTGTATTAATAGAGATGGGAAATACAAAGGTAATATGTACGGCAACAGTTGTAGATAAAGTGCCTCCATTCCTAAGAAATCAAGGAAAAGGATGGATAACAGCTGAATACTCAATGTTACCAAGAGCAACTGGAGAGAGAAATCAAAGAGAAGCTGCTAAAGGTAAACTTGGTGGAAGAACTATGGAGATTCAAAGACTTATAGGAAGAGCTTTAAGAGCTTGTATCGATTTAGAGAAATTAGGAGAAAGAACAATCACTATTGACTGTGATGTTATTCAAGCCGATGGTGGAACAAGAACTACTTCTATAACAGGTGGATTTATAGCTTTAGAGATGGCTATGAGAAGACTTATGGAAGCTGGAACTTTAAAAGAGAACCCAATCGTTTCTAACTTAGCAGCTGTTTCAGTAGGAATGGTAAAAGGAACTCCTATTTTAGATTTAATGTATACTGAGGATTCAGAAGCTGAAGTAGATATGAACGTTATTATGAACGATAAAGGAGAGTTTGTTGAGATTCAAGGAACTGGAGAGGAGTCAACATTCTCGAGAAAAGAGTTAAACGCTATGTTAGATTTAGCCGAAAAAGGTATCTATGAGTTAATAGATATTCAAAGAAAAGAGATAGAGGAGGAGTTTTCAAAGTAA
- a CDS encoding ABC transporter ATP-binding protein: MEKVNKIDSKIMGFFKNKSLKTFLRYSLKYKMAMLGVITLSTVTSLMSAVPAWLSKYLIDDVLVAKNSKMMSIVIGAIFVSTILKVVTNYFSDIYSGYITEKIRRDIKIDVFSHLQNLPLAYFKQNKLGDLMARLSGDSTTLGRIGFMLFDMLKEFVTVLALLVRMFQVDFILALISLTVLPAILSLVKKYTKKIRKSGRVRQDTVGDVTAFVQESLSGISVIKGFNRSEKMIDNYRGVTQDEFDKIYKATKIKAKVSPINEVLSTIMILLVAAYGGYQIIVAQTMTPGDLISFITAIGLMQQPLKTLIKRNSELQEALPSADRVIEILDVNLEVDHIGDAPKEVPEIIENIKFNNVDFKYDDGDEKVLKNFTLNVKAGEVVALVGKSGSGKTTLVNLLPRYYDITSGSIKINGTDIREMSLQKYRNHIGIVPQETFLFSGTIGENIGFGKDNVTEEEIMKAAKMANAYNFIMELPNQFNTEVGERGVLLSGGQKQRIAIARALVQNPSIMILDEATSALDTESERLVQDALDKLMKGRTTFVIAHRLSTIINADKIVVMENGEIKEVGNHQELLQNNGIYRKLYEIQFGKIEPIEIVDLIEAQKLEELEQYV, encoded by the coding sequence ATGGAAAAAGTTAATAAAATAGATTCGAAAATAATGGGGTTTTTTAAAAATAAATCTTTAAAAACTTTTTTAAGATACAGTTTAAAATACAAAATGGCTATGTTAGGTGTAATAACACTATCTACAGTGACATCTTTAATGAGTGCTGTACCAGCTTGGCTAAGTAAATATCTAATAGATGATGTTCTTGTTGCAAAGAATTCAAAAATGATGTCAATTGTAATTGGAGCAATATTCGTTTCAACAATTTTGAAGGTTGTTACAAACTATTTTTCGGATATCTATTCGGGATATATTACAGAAAAAATAAGAAGAGATATAAAAATAGATGTGTTTTCACATCTACAAAATTTACCTTTGGCTTATTTCAAACAAAATAAACTTGGGGACTTAATGGCCAGACTTTCAGGAGACTCAACTACTTTAGGAAGAATTGGATTTATGTTATTTGATATGTTAAAAGAGTTTGTAACAGTTTTAGCTCTTTTAGTTAGAATGTTCCAAGTTGATTTCATTTTAGCTTTAATATCGCTGACAGTTTTACCAGCAATCTTATCGCTAGTAAAAAAATATACTAAAAAGATTAGGAAATCAGGAAGAGTTAGACAAGATACAGTTGGAGATGTGACTGCTTTTGTGCAAGAATCATTATCAGGAATCTCTGTTATAAAAGGATTTAACAGAAGTGAAAAGATGATAGACAACTATAGAGGTGTAACTCAGGACGAGTTTGATAAGATATATAAGGCCACAAAGATAAAAGCAAAGGTTTCACCTATAAATGAGGTGCTATCAACAATAATGATACTGCTAGTTGCAGCTTATGGAGGATACCAAATAATAGTTGCTCAAACTATGACTCCTGGAGATTTAATATCATTTATAACAGCAATCGGACTTATGCAACAACCATTAAAAACTTTAATCAAAAGAAATAGTGAATTGCAGGAAGCTCTTCCATCAGCGGACAGAGTTATTGAGATTTTAGATGTTAATTTAGAAGTTGATCATATAGGTGATGCTCCAAAAGAGGTTCCAGAAATCATAGAGAATATCAAGTTTAATAATGTTGATTTTAAATATGATGACGGTGACGAGAAGGTTCTAAAAAACTTTACATTGAATGTTAAAGCTGGAGAGGTTGTAGCTTTAGTTGGAAAGAGTGGAAGTGGAAAGACCACTCTGGTAAACTTACTTCCAAGATATTACGATATAACTTCGGGAAGCATTAAAATTAATGGAACAGATATAAGAGAGATGTCATTACAAAAATATAGAAACCACATAGGGATAGTTCCTCAAGAAACTTTCCTATTCAGTGGAACTATAGGTGAAAATATAGGATTTGGAAAAGATAACGTTACAGAGGAAGAGATAATGAAAGCTGCTAAGATGGCAAATGCTTATAACTTTATAATGGAACTACCAAATCAATTTAATACAGAGGTTGGAGAAAGAGGAGTACTTCTTTCTGGAGGACAAAAGCAAAGAATAGCAATAGCTAGAGCCTTAGTTCAAAACCCAAGTATAATGATATTAGATGAAGCAACTTCAGCTCTAGATACAGAATCAGAAAGATTGGTACAAGATGCTTTAGATAAATTGATGAAGGGAAGAACAACTTTTGTTATAGCCCATAGACTTTCAACAATAATAAATGCTGATAAGATTGTTGTTATGGAAAATGGAGAGATAAAAGAGGTTGGAAACCACCAAGAATTACTACAAAATAATGGAATATACAGAAAACTTTACGAAATTCAATTTGGGAAGATAGAACCAATAGAGATAGTGGATTTAATTGAAGCTCAAAAACTTGAAGAGTTAGAGCAGTATGTGTAG
- the lpxB gene encoding lipid-A-disaccharide synthase, which yields MKIFVSTGEVSGDLHLSYLVKEAKELDKNVEFYGVAGKHSKNAGVNIIQDIDELAIMGFTEAIKKYSYLKNKAIEYLEFIKKEQIKKVIMVDYGGFNLKFLEMLKKEIEDIEVFYYIPPKLWIWGEKRIEKLKLADHIMVIFPWEVDFYKSHGVDAIYYGNPFTERYKNIERENKSILLLPGSRKQEIKSLIPDFLEIVKRNKNESYLLKLSSKDHLKWIDEDLTKYSNLEISYDLSLAAAVGKSKIAIAASGTVTLELALLGIPTIVVYKTNFINYFIAKYILNVGFVSLPNLTLNEEVFPELLQKECNADEIEKSMKIILKDLDSVQKDIERIREKLSGTDITKRYAEFLLKGK from the coding sequence ATGAAAATATTTGTTTCAACAGGAGAGGTATCAGGAGATTTACACCTATCCTATTTAGTTAAAGAGGCTAAAGAGTTAGATAAAAATGTTGAATTTTATGGAGTTGCAGGAAAACACTCTAAAAATGCAGGTGTAAATATTATCCAAGATATAGATGAACTTGCAATTATGGGATTTACAGAAGCTATAAAAAAATATAGTTATTTAAAAAATAAAGCAATAGAATATCTGGAGTTTATAAAAAAAGAACAGATAAAAAAAGTTATAATGGTAGATTATGGAGGATTTAATCTGAAGTTTTTAGAGATGCTAAAAAAAGAGATTGAAGACATCGAAGTATTCTATTATATTCCACCAAAACTTTGGATTTGGGGAGAGAAGAGAATTGAAAAGCTAAAATTAGCAGATCATATAATGGTTATATTTCCTTGGGAAGTTGATTTTTATAAGAGTCATGGCGTAGATGCTATATATTATGGAAATCCTTTTACAGAGAGATATAAAAATATAGAAAGAGAAAATAAGAGTATTCTTTTATTACCTGGAAGTAGAAAACAGGAGATAAAATCTTTAATACCAGATTTCTTAGAAATTGTAAAAAGAAATAAAAACGAAAGTTATCTTTTAAAACTATCTTCGAAAGATCATCTGAAATGGATAGATGAAGATTTAACAAAATATAGTAATCTAGAAATTAGTTATGATTTAAGCTTAGCAGCAGCAGTGGGAAAAAGTAAAATTGCGATAGCAGCATCAGGAACAGTAACTTTAGAGTTAGCATTACTAGGAATACCAACGATTGTTGTTTATAAAACCAATTTTATAAACTATTTTATAGCTAAATATATTCTGAATGTTGGATTTGTATCTCTGCCAAATTTGACGTTGAACGAGGAAGTTTTTCCAGAGCTACTTCAAAAAGAATGTAATGCTGATGAAATAGAAAAGAGTATGAAAATAATTTTAAAAGATTTGGACTCTGTTCAAAAAGATATAGAGAGAATAAGAGAAAAACTTTCAGGTACAGACATTACAAAAAGGTATGCTGAATTTTTATTGAAAGGAAAATAA
- a CDS encoding LpxI family protein, which yields MKKVGIIVGNGKLPLYFLREAEAKGIEVYLIGLFETIEEEIKSHKNYRAFNIGEIGKITKFLLLNDIKEVVMLGKVEKSILFQEMKLDSFGEGLMEKLPDRKDETLLFGVISFLRLNKIKVLPQNHLLGDMMFKEKCYTKNKPNLEDKKTIKIGAEAAKALSEVDAGQTVVCKESSVVALEGIEGTDKTIDRAGEYAGEDCVIIKMARPQQDMRVDIPAVGIETVKRAVKIKAKGIVAEANKMLFLDMKECIELADKNNIFIIGVKI from the coding sequence ATGAAAAAAGTTGGAATAATAGTGGGTAACGGTAAGTTACCTCTATATTTCCTTAGAGAAGCTGAGGCTAAAGGGATAGAGGTATATTTAATCGGTTTATTTGAAACTATTGAGGAAGAGATTAAATCTCATAAAAATTATAGAGCCTTTAATATTGGAGAGATTGGAAAAATCACAAAATTTTTACTGTTGAACGATATTAAAGAGGTAGTTATGCTTGGTAAAGTTGAAAAATCAATTTTATTCCAAGAGATGAAATTGGATTCTTTTGGTGAAGGATTGATGGAAAAGCTACCGGATAGAAAAGATGAAACACTTCTTTTTGGTGTAATCTCTTTTTTAAGATTAAATAAAATAAAAGTTTTACCTCAAAATCATCTTTTAGGTGATATGATGTTTAAAGAAAAATGTTATACAAAGAATAAACCTAATTTAGAGGATAAAAAAACAATAAAAATAGGAGCAGAAGCTGCAAAAGCATTGAGTGAAGTTGATGCAGGACAAACTGTTGTTTGTAAAGAGTCCTCTGTTGTTGCTTTAGAGGGGATAGAGGGAACAGATAAAACAATAGATAGAGCAGGTGAGTATGCAGGTGAGGATTGTGTTATAATAAAAATGGCAAGACCTCAACAAGATATGAGAGTAGATATTCCTGCTGTAGGAATTGAAACAGTAAAAAGAGCTGTTAAGATAAAAGCTAAAGGGATAGTAGCAGAAGCTAATAAGATGTTATTCTTAGATATGAAAGAGTGTATTGAGTTAGCAGATAAAAATAATATCTTTATTATTGGAGTGAAAATATGA
- the lpxA gene encoding acyl-ACP--UDP-N-acetylglucosamine O-acyltransferase, with protein sequence MAEIHSTAIVEDGAILEPGVKIGPFCIVGKDVKIGKNTVLQSHVVVEGITEIGENNTIYSFVSIGKASQDLKYKGEPTKTIIGDNNSIREFVTIHRGTDDRWETRVGSNNLLMAYVHVAHDVIVGSNCILANGVTLAGHVTVDDFAIIGGLTPVHQFCRVGSYSMTGGGSAINQDICPFVMAEGNKAVIRGLNTVGLRRKGFTEEDRSNLKKAYRIIFRNGNPLKDALAELEAEFPEDKNIKYLVEFIKESNRGITR encoded by the coding sequence GTGGCTGAAATACATAGCACTGCTATAGTTGAGGATGGAGCGATACTGGAACCTGGAGTTAAGATAGGTCCTTTCTGTATAGTGGGGAAAGACGTAAAGATAGGAAAGAACACAGTATTACAATCTCACGTTGTAGTTGAAGGAATAACAGAGATAGGAGAGAACAATACAATTTACTCTTTTGTTTCAATAGGAAAGGCTTCACAAGATTTAAAATATAAAGGAGAGCCGACTAAAACTATAATTGGAGATAATAATAGTATTAGAGAGTTTGTAACAATTCACAGAGGAACAGATGACAGATGGGAAACGAGAGTTGGAAGTAATAACTTATTGATGGCTTATGTTCATGTTGCTCATGATGTTATTGTTGGAAGTAATTGTATACTAGCTAATGGAGTTACTTTAGCTGGTCACGTAACAGTGGATGATTTTGCGATAATAGGTGGTTTAACACCGGTTCATCAATTCTGTAGAGTAGGATCATACTCTATGACTGGTGGAGGAAGTGCAATAAACCAAGATATATGCCCGTTTGTTATGGCTGAAGGAAACAAAGCTGTAATTAGAGGATTAAATACAGTAGGTCTTAGAAGAAAAGGGTTCACAGAAGAGGATCGTTCAAATCTGAAAAAAGCTTACAGAATAATATTTAGAAATGGAAATCCACTGAAGGACGCTTTAGCTGAATTAGAAGCTGAGTTCCCAGAGGATAAGAATATAAAATATCTTGTAGAATTCATAAAAGAAAGTAATAGGGGGATTACAAGATAA
- the fabZ gene encoding 3-hydroxyacyl-ACP dehydratase FabZ, with product MLDVMEIMKRIPHRYPFLLVDRILEMDVEGQKIRGLKNVTVNEEFFNGHFPGHPIMPGVLIVEGMAQCLGVLILDDSGSKVPYFAAIEGVKFKAPVRPGDQLIYEVQVDKLRRNIVKATGVAKVDGKVVTEASFTFTIMDK from the coding sequence ATGTTAGATGTTATGGAGATAATGAAGAGAATACCACACAGATATCCGTTTTTATTAGTTGATAGAATTTTAGAGATGGATGTAGAAGGACAAAAAATAAGAGGATTAAAAAACGTAACAGTAAATGAGGAGTTTTTTAACGGTCACTTCCCAGGACATCCAATTATGCCAGGTGTTTTAATCGTTGAAGGAATGGCTCAATGTTTAGGAGTTTTAATACTTGATGATTCAGGATCAAAGGTTCCTTATTTTGCGGCTATAGAAGGAGTAAAATTTAAGGCTCCAGTTAGACCAGGAGACCAATTAATATATGAAGTGCAAGTAGATAAATTAAGAAGAAATATAGTAAAGGCTACAGGAGTAGCAAAAGTAGATGGAAAAGTTGTAACAGAAGCATCGTTTACATTTACTATAATGGATAAATAG
- the lpxC gene encoding UDP-3-O-acyl-N-acetylglucosamine deacetylase: MKRKTLNKEVQYNGIGLHKGEEIKMRLIPAQNGGIVFKRVDLEEGKNIISMSLENTFDLTRGTNLKNEFGAAVYTIEHFLSALYIAEITDLVVELDGNELPIGDGSAKVFIEVIESVGVKELDEDIEAIVIKSPISLTVGDKHIVALPFDGYKVTYTIKFDHTFLKSQMLEVVLDMETYKAEISNARTFGFDYEIDYLKKNNLALGGTLDNAIVVKKDGVLNPSGLRYDDEFVRHKILDLIGDLKVLNKPIKGHIIAIKAGHALDIEFAKLLKKQEEEIC; the protein is encoded by the coding sequence ATGAAAAGAAAAACTTTGAATAAAGAGGTTCAATATAATGGAATTGGACTTCACAAAGGCGAAGAGATAAAAATGAGATTAATTCCAGCTCAGAATGGTGGAATAGTTTTTAAAAGAGTTGATTTAGAAGAGGGAAAAAACATTATATCGATGTCCTTAGAAAATACTTTTGATTTAACAAGAGGAACGAATCTGAAAAATGAGTTTGGAGCAGCAGTTTATACAATAGAACATTTTTTATCTGCACTTTATATAGCGGAAATAACAGATTTAGTTGTTGAGTTAGATGGTAATGAGTTACCTATAGGTGATGGAAGTGCAAAAGTTTTTATAGAAGTTATTGAAAGCGTTGGAGTAAAAGAGTTAGATGAGGATATAGAAGCGATTGTAATAAAATCTCCTATAAGCTTAACGGTTGGAGATAAACATATTGTAGCCTTACCTTTTGATGGATATAAAGTTACCTACACAATAAAGTTTGATCACACATTTTTGAAAAGTCAAATGCTAGAAGTTGTTTTAGATATGGAAACTTATAAAGCAGAGATATCAAACGCTAGAACTTTTGGATTTGATTATGAGATTGATTATTTAAAGAAAAATAATTTAGCTTTAGGTGGAACTTTAGATAATGCAATTGTTGTAAAAAAAGATGGAGTTTTAAATCCAAGTGGATTAAGATATGACGATGAATTCGTAAGACATAAAATATTAGATTTAATTGGGGATTTAAAGGTTTTAAATAAACCGATAAAAGGACACATAATAGCTATCAAAGCAGGACATGCTTTAGATATAGAATTTGCAAAATTACTTAAAAAGCAGGAGGAAGAAATATGTTAG
- a CDS encoding ATP-dependent helicase — translation MSILDKLNEKQRAAAQKIEGPLLILAGAGSGKTRTITYRIAHMINEKGISPYKILAVTFTNKAAKEMRERVELLIGDDAHKAMISTFHSFGVRLLRVYGDKLGYGANFTIYDTDDQKRVVRAIMKELVVTDKSLTEGAVVSIISKLKENSVSVADYEKENRFDNNYKIILECYRRYNVVLKENNGMDFSDILVNLHRLLDIPEVLEKLQEKFQYVMVDEYQDTNNIQYNIITKISAKYRNICVVGDENQSIYGFRGANIKNILDFEKDYKDALVVKLEENYRSTSAILTAANEVIKNNKTSKDKNLWTKKPQGELITVKECLDGRAEVNYVIEEIVKRKNLGKAYKEFTVLYRTNAQSRLFEEGLLKYNIPYKVFGGMQFYQRAEIKDIVAYLTVINNPQDTINLNRIINVPKRKIGDKSIEKIRDFANESSISMFEALGKANDIPGLTAGVRIALDELYTTLTDLIELTNDGSVSEVFDELIRRVGYFSYLNSNYGAEAEGRVENVEELKNSIVELEKTVDFLTLREYLENISLVSATDDLDTDVDYVKLMTIHNSKGLEFPVVFLTGVEDDIFPGSKKILFNPEELEEERRLCYVAITRAEEKLYMSYAKSRFVYGEFLGKIKSRFIDELPREVVEEERRAEELLPKSRISTETKKVTGFKNIIDASDLKKMKDIANSPFKMGEKVIHTKFGLGKVVEISEKKIGVQFVDGKKDIALVLATKFLTKA, via the coding sequence ATGAGTATATTAGATAAATTAAATGAAAAACAAAGGGCTGCAGCTCAGAAAATAGAAGGACCACTACTAATATTAGCAGGAGCGGGTTCTGGAAAAACAAGAACTATAACTTACAGAATAGCTCATATGATAAATGAAAAAGGGATTTCACCTTATAAAATTTTAGCTGTAACGTTTACAAATAAGGCGGCTAAAGAGATGAGAGAAAGAGTTGAGTTGCTAATAGGTGATGATGCTCATAAAGCCATGATATCGACATTCCACTCGTTTGGTGTAAGACTATTGAGAGTTTATGGAGACAAATTAGGTTATGGAGCTAATTTTACAATATATGATACGGATGACCAGAAAAGAGTTGTTAGAGCTATAATGAAAGAGCTTGTAGTAACAGATAAATCTTTAACAGAGGGAGCTGTCGTATCAATAATTTCAAAATTAAAAGAAAATAGTGTAAGCGTAGCTGATTATGAAAAAGAAAATAGATTTGATAATAATTATAAAATTATTTTAGAGTGTTACAGAAGATATAATGTGGTTTTAAAAGAAAATAACGGAATGGATTTTTCAGATATATTAGTTAACCTACATAGATTGCTAGATATACCTGAAGTTTTAGAAAAATTACAAGAGAAATTCCAGTATGTTATGGTAGATGAGTATCAAGATACAAATAACATTCAATATAATATAATAACAAAAATATCGGCTAAATACAGAAATATCTGTGTAGTAGGAGACGAAAATCAAAGTATATATGGTTTTAGAGGAGCTAATATAAAAAATATTTTAGATTTTGAAAAAGACTACAAGGATGCTTTAGTTGTGAAACTAGAGGAAAACTATCGTTCAACATCAGCTATTTTAACGGCTGCAAACGAAGTTATAAAAAACAATAAAACTTCAAAGGATAAAAATCTTTGGACTAAAAAACCTCAAGGTGAACTTATAACAGTTAAAGAGTGCTTAGATGGAAGAGCGGAAGTTAACTATGTAATTGAAGAGATTGTAAAAAGAAAAAATCTTGGTAAAGCATATAAAGAGTTTACAGTTCTTTATAGAACAAATGCACAATCAAGACTTTTTGAAGAGGGATTATTAAAATATAATATTCCATATAAAGTTTTTGGAGGAATGCAATTCTACCAAAGAGCAGAGATAAAAGATATTGTTGCTTACTTAACGGTTATAAATAATCCTCAGGATACAATCAATCTAAATAGAATAATAAATGTTCCTAAAAGAAAAATTGGAGATAAAAGTATAGAGAAAATTAGAGATTTTGCAAATGAGAGTTCAATATCAATGTTTGAAGCTCTTGGAAAAGCAAATGATATTCCTGGGTTAACGGCTGGAGTAAGAATTGCCTTAGATGAACTTTATACAACATTGACAGATTTGATTGAGCTAACAAACGATGGATCTGTAAGTGAAGTTTTTGATGAGTTAATTAGAAGAGTAGGATATTTTTCATACCTAAACTCAAACTATGGGGCAGAAGCTGAAGGAAGAGTTGAGAACGTTGAAGAGTTAAAGAACTCAATTGTAGAATTAGAAAAAACTGTTGATTTTTTAACTTTGAGAGAGTATTTAGAAAATATATCTTTAGTAAGTGCAACAGATGATTTAGATACTGATGTAGATTATGTAAAACTTATGACTATTCATAATTCGAAAGGATTAGAGTTTCCGGTTGTATTTTTAACAGGAGTAGAGGATGACATATTCCCAGGATCTAAAAAAATTCTTTTCAATCCTGAAGAGTTAGAAGAGGAGAGAAGACTTTGTTATGTAGCAATAACAAGAGCTGAAGAGAAGCTATATATGAGTTATGCTAAAAGTAGATTTGTTTATGGTGAATTTCTAGGAAAGATAAAATCTAGATTTATAGATGAGTTACCTAGAGAGGTTGTAGAAGAGGAGAGAAGAGCAGAGGAGCTTCTACCTAAATCAAGAATTTCAACTGAAACAAAAAAAGTAACAGGATTTAAAAATATTATAGATGCAAGTGACTTGAAAAAAATGAAAGACATTGCAAACTCACCATTTAAAATGGGAGAAAAAGTTATACATACAAAGTTTGGACTAGGAAAAGTGGTAGAGATATCGGAGAAAAAAATAGGAGTTCAATTTGTAGATGGGAAAAAAGATATAGCTTTAGTTTTAGCTACGAAATTTTTAACTAAGGCATAA
- the pssA gene encoding CDP-diacylglycerol--serine O-phosphatidyltransferase — MVERKYIAPNAITAANMFLGYLSITASIAGDYSKAIWFIILGMVCDGLDGKTARKLDAFSEFGKEFDSFCDAITFGLAPAILVYSRLNALGLNSIRSFVVPISFIYALCGVMRLVKFNIVTTASSEKDDFSGMPIPSGASVVCSYLLFVEAMKESFGMNLFSVEAFVGLTLLAAILMVSTIPFKTPDKVFGFVPKKLMLPFVVLILATLKYSMFIVTCYYILVNLMKFFSERSKEELE, encoded by the coding sequence ATGGTAGAAAGAAAGTATATTGCACCTAATGCAATTACAGCAGCGAATATGTTTTTAGGATATCTAAGTATCACAGCTTCCATAGCGGGGGATTATTCAAAAGCTATCTGGTTTATAATATTAGGTATGGTTTGCGATGGATTAGATGGAAAAACAGCAAGAAAATTAGATGCATTTAGTGAATTCGGAAAAGAGTTTGACTCTTTCTGTGATGCAATAACTTTTGGATTAGCACCGGCAATATTAGTTTATTCACGTCTTAATGCTTTAGGATTAAATAGCATAAGATCGTTTGTAGTTCCAATATCGTTTATATATGCGTTATGTGGAGTTATGAGATTAGTAAAGTTTAACATAGTAACAACAGCTTCAAGTGAAAAAGATGACTTTAGTGGAATGCCTATTCCGTCAGGAGCATCGGTAGTTTGTTCATATCTTTTATTTGTTGAGGCAATGAAAGAGAGCTTTGGAATGAATTTATTCTCAGTAGAAGCATTTGTAGGGTTAACTTTATTAGCTGCGATATTAATGGTTAGTACAATTCCATTTAAAACACCTGATAAAGTGTTTGGATTTGTTCCTAAAAAACTGATGTTACCGTTTGTAGTATTGATATTAGCTACACTAAAATATAGCATGTTTATTGTTACTTGCTACTATATTTTAGTAAATTTAATGAAGTTTTTCTCGGAGAGATCAAAAGAGGAACTTGAATAG
- a CDS encoding RNA-binding protein, whose product MNKNYFFNLFNGEDEFVIASVFEDISLCLDIDYPVYGRTFLPPQIASKLCEFCSSIGLQIKSFGLTENSEKKLIVFAPKEFDVSTLEPPITYFKIDANNKFKNLQHKDFLGSIMSLGLRRETLGDILVKDNIGYCVALTDIYNIIVSSLEGINTIPIKIKEFSISEIPEPEFKEFTDTIPSFRLDSIIACIGNFSRNISVNLIESGDVLVNYSVEKSKSKNIEIGSVITIRKKGKFILEQNLGENKKGKFKILIKQYI is encoded by the coding sequence ATGAATAAAAACTATTTTTTCAACCTTTTCAATGGCGAGGACGAGTTTGTAATAGCCTCTGTTTTTGAGGATATATCTCTATGTCTAGACATCGATTATCCAGTTTATGGAAGAACCTTTCTTCCACCTCAAATTGCTAGCAAACTTTGTGAATTTTGTAGCTCTATTGGTCTTCAAATTAAAAGTTTTGGTTTAACCGAAAACAGCGAAAAAAAATTAATTGTATTTGCTCCTAAAGAGTTTGATGTCAGCACATTAGAACCACCGATTACTTATTTTAAAATTGATGCAAATAACAAATTTAAAAACTTACAACATAAAGATTTTTTAGGCTCTATTATGAGCCTTGGTCTAAGAAGAGAAACTTTAGGAGATATCTTAGTTAAAGATAATATAGGTTATTGCGTCGCTCTAACAGATATTTATAACATCATAGTTAGCTCTTTAGAAGGAATTAATACAATCCCTATAAAAATCAAGGAATTTTCAATCTCTGAAATTCCAGAACCTGAATTTAAAGAGTTTACAGATACCATTCCATCTTTTAGATTGGATTCTATAATTGCATGCATCGGCAACTTTTCAAGAAACATCAGTGTAAATCTCATCGAAAGTGGAGATGTTCTTGTCAACTACTCTGTCGAAAAGAGTAAAAGTAAAAATATTGAAATCGGTTCTGTTATAACTATCAGAAAAAAAGGAAAGTTTATCTTAGAGCAAAATCTAGGGGAAAACAAAAAAGGAAAATTTAAAATTCTAATCAAACAATATATTTAG